A single region of the Streptomyces virginiae genome encodes:
- a CDS encoding DUF397 domain-containing protein, with protein sequence MTTQPVWRKSSFCSEGDACVYVATAPGALVKVADRADPAHLVLATTQAAWADFLRAVKETG encoded by the coding sequence ATGACCACTCAGCCCGTGTGGCGGAAGTCCTCGTTCTGCAGTGAGGGCGACGCCTGCGTCTACGTCGCGACCGCTCCCGGGGCCCTCGTCAAGGTCGCCGACCGCGCCGACCCCGCCCACCTCGTCCTGGCCACCACCCAGGCCGCCTGGGCCGACTTCCTGCGGGCGGTCAAAGAGACCGGCTGA
- a CDS encoding BlaI/MecI/CopY family transcriptional regulator, giving the protein MPRPLGELEDAVMTRVWQWNRPVTVREVLEDLQQERSIAYTTVMTVMDNLHQKGWVRREAEGRAYRYTAVSTRAAYSAALMNEAWSTSDNPAAALVAFFGMMSAEQREALRDAVRVVQYDDGSSADAAAEPTAPPVAEGESDERPQEPGR; this is encoded by the coding sequence GTGCCTCGCCCCCTGGGAGAACTCGAAGACGCCGTCATGACACGGGTGTGGCAGTGGAACCGCCCGGTCACCGTGCGAGAAGTACTGGAAGACCTCCAGCAGGAACGGTCCATCGCGTACACCACGGTCATGACCGTTATGGACAATCTCCATCAGAAGGGCTGGGTCCGCCGGGAAGCCGAAGGCCGCGCCTATCGATATACGGCGGTCTCCACCCGCGCCGCCTACTCGGCCGCACTGATGAACGAAGCCTGGTCGACGAGCGACAACCCCGCGGCCGCCCTCGTGGCCTTCTTCGGCATGATGTCCGCGGAACAGCGGGAAGCCCTCCGGGACGCCGTGCGCGTGGTCCAGTACGACGACGGGTCGAGCGCGGACGCCGCCGCAGAACCCACCGCTCCGCCCGTGGCCGAAGGGGAGTCCGACGAGCGCCCGCAGGAGCCGGGGCGATAA
- a CDS encoding amino-acid N-acetyltransferase yields MGEFSTAHAETVTIRRARTRDVPALRRLLDQYVQQRILLDKAPVVLYEDIQEFWVAERESDGQVVGCGALHVMWEDLAEVRTLAVDRGLKGAGVGHQVLDQLLRTARTLGVSRVFCLTFEVEFFAKHGFVEIGETPVKTDVYMELLRSYDEGVAEFLGLERVKPNTLGNSRMLLHL; encoded by the coding sequence ATGGGAGAGTTTTCCACTGCACATGCAGAAACAGTGACGATCCGCCGTGCCCGGACGCGTGATGTTCCCGCGCTGCGCCGCCTCCTCGACCAGTACGTGCAGCAGCGGATCCTGCTCGACAAAGCTCCGGTCGTCCTTTACGAGGACATCCAGGAGTTCTGGGTCGCGGAACGCGAGTCCGACGGTCAGGTCGTCGGCTGCGGCGCTCTCCACGTGATGTGGGAAGACCTTGCCGAAGTACGCACTCTCGCCGTCGACCGGGGCTTGAAGGGCGCCGGAGTCGGGCATCAGGTGCTGGACCAGTTGTTGCGTACCGCCCGCACCCTCGGGGTGAGCCGGGTTTTCTGCCTCACCTTCGAAGTCGAGTTCTTCGCGAAGCACGGCTTCGTCGAGATCGGCGAGACCCCGGTCAAGACCGATGTCTACATGGAGCTGCTGCGTTCCTATGACGAGGGTGTCGCCGAGTTCCTCGGTCTCGAACGAGTGAAGCCGAACACCTTGGGCAACAGTCGGATGCTTCTGCACCTCTGA
- a CDS encoding histone-like nucleoid-structuring protein Lsr2, which translates to MAQKVQVLLVDDLDGGEADETVTFALDGKTYEIDLTTANAEKLRGLLDPYTKGGRRTGGRASTGRAKGRTAVASGNPDTAEIRAWAKSQGLSVNDRGRVPQDIRDAYENRG; encoded by the coding sequence GTGGCACAGAAGGTTCAGGTCCTTCTTGTCGACGACCTCGACGGTGGCGAGGCGGACGAGACGGTGACGTTCGCTCTGGATGGCAAGACCTACGAGATCGACCTCACCACCGCCAACGCTGAAAAGCTCCGCGGTCTGCTCGACCCGTACACCAAGGGCGGCCGCCGCACCGGTGGCCGCGCGTCCACCGGTCGCGCCAAGGGCCGTACGGCCGTGGCGTCCGGCAACCCGGACACCGCGGAGATCCGCGCCTGGGCGAAGTCCCAGGGCCTCAGCGTCAACGACCGCGGCCGCGTTCCGCAGGACATCCGCGACGCCTACGAGAACCGGGGCTGA
- a CDS encoding SCO3374 family protein — protein MAVTLPLATPLVPSPRPMPEEDAYASWYGRVLGWTVTGGPPVQLVTGVRFDVLELPSDAGAALLRRPVATGPVALMGRRMRFLVAAGGAEELDGLLDWLEWGGVALDLTALGAGGRITAPVPPGHAVQDGSPRGAAVWLRPPEQGCEALLPALSGPGQGAGPGRVGAGPDLVRLVSAAATECHRARLRRRTPLRSAVAGPPSRAGRVSP, from the coding sequence ATGGCCGTCACCCTGCCGCTCGCCACGCCGCTCGTGCCGTCGCCCCGCCCGATGCCCGAGGAGGACGCGTACGCCTCCTGGTACGGCAGAGTGCTCGGCTGGACCGTCACGGGCGGGCCGCCGGTCCAGCTCGTGACCGGGGTCCGGTTCGACGTGCTGGAGCTGCCGTCCGACGCGGGGGCCGCGCTGTTGCGCAGGCCGGTCGCGACGGGCCCGGTGGCCCTGATGGGGCGCCGGATGCGGTTCCTGGTGGCCGCGGGCGGCGCCGAGGAACTGGACGGGCTGCTGGACTGGCTCGAATGGGGCGGGGTCGCCCTTGATCTGACCGCCCTGGGTGCGGGTGGCCGGATCACCGCCCCGGTGCCACCGGGGCATGCCGTACAGGACGGGAGTCCCCGGGGGGCCGCCGTGTGGCTACGGCCCCCCGAGCAGGGGTGCGAGGCACTTCTGCCTGCCCTGTCCGGTCCCGGACAGGGTGCCGGTCCCGGGCGTGTGGGCGCCGGTCCCGATCTCGTGCGCCTGGTCTCCGCGGCGGCGACGGAATGTCACCGCGCGCGGCTCCGGCGCCGGACGCCCTTGCGGAGCGCCGTGGCCGGGCCTCCCTCGCGGGCCGGCCGGGTCAGTCCCTGA
- a CDS encoding ATP-dependent Clp protease ATP-binding subunit, translating to MFERFTDRARRVVVLAQEEARMLNHNYIGTEHILLGLIHEGEGVAAKALESLGISLEAVRQQVEEIIGQGQQAPSGHIPFTPRAKKVLELSLREALQLGHNYIGTEHILLGLIREGEGVAAQVLVKLGADLNRVRQQVIQLLSGYTGGGKESATAGGPAEGTPSTSLVLDQFGRNLTQAARESKLDPVIGREKEIERVMQVLSRRTKNNPVLIGEPGVGKTAVVEGLAQAIVKGEVPETLKDKHLYTLDLGALVAGSRYRGDFEERLKKVLKEIRTRGDIILFIDELHTLVGAGAAEGAIDAASILKPMLARGELQTIGATTLDEYRKHLEKDAALERRFQPIQVAEPSLPHTIEILKGLRDRYEAHHRVSITDEALVQAATLADRYISDRFLPDKAIDLIDEAGSRMRIRRMTAPPDLREFDEKIAGVRRDKESAIDSQDFEKAASLRDKEKQLLAAKTKREKEWKAGDMDVVAEVDGELIAEVLATATGIPVFKLTEEESSRLLRMEDELHRRVIGQKDAIKALSQAIRRTRAGLKDPKRPGGSFIFAGPSGVGKTELSKTLAEFLFGDEDALISLDMSEFSEKHTVSRLFGSPPGYVGYEEGGQLTEKVRRKPFSVVLFDEVEKAHPDIFNSLLQILEDGRLTDSQGRVVDFKNTVIIMTTNLGTRDISKGFNLGFAAQGDTKTGYDRMKAKVNEELKQHFRPEFLNRVDDTVVFHQLTEEDIIQIVDLMIAKVDERLKDRDMGIELSGDAKLLLAKRGYDPILGARPLRRTIQREIEDILSEKILFGELRPGHIVVVGKEGEGEDAKFTFRGEEKSALPDLPPIEATGSGPDLSKGA from the coding sequence ATGTTCGAGAGGTTCACCGACCGCGCGCGGCGGGTTGTCGTCCTGGCTCAGGAAGAAGCCCGGATGCTCAACCACAACTACATCGGCACCGAGCACATCCTCCTGGGCTTGATCCACGAGGGTGAGGGTGTCGCCGCTAAGGCCCTGGAGAGCCTCGGGATTTCGCTCGAGGCTGTTCGCCAGCAGGTTGAGGAGATCATCGGTCAGGGGCAGCAGGCCCCGTCCGGCCACATCCCCTTCACCCCGCGGGCGAAGAAGGTCCTGGAGCTTTCGCTCCGAGAGGCCCTCCAGCTCGGCCACAACTACATCGGCACCGAGCACATCCTGCTCGGCCTGATCCGCGAGGGCGAGGGCGTCGCCGCCCAGGTCCTCGTGAAGCTGGGCGCCGATCTCAACCGAGTCCGGCAGCAGGTCATCCAGCTGCTCTCCGGCTACACCGGTGGAGGCAAGGAGTCGGCCACGGCCGGCGGCCCGGCCGAGGGCACGCCCTCGACCTCGCTCGTCCTGGACCAGTTCGGCCGCAACCTCACCCAGGCGGCCCGCGAATCCAAGCTCGACCCGGTCATCGGGCGCGAGAAGGAGATCGAGCGGGTCATGCAGGTGCTGTCCCGCCGTACGAAGAACAACCCGGTCCTCATCGGCGAGCCCGGCGTCGGCAAGACCGCCGTCGTCGAGGGCCTGGCCCAGGCGATCGTCAAGGGCGAGGTTCCCGAGACGCTCAAGGACAAGCACCTCTACACGCTCGACCTCGGCGCCCTGGTCGCGGGTTCCCGCTACCGCGGTGACTTCGAGGAGCGCCTGAAGAAGGTGCTCAAGGAGATCCGCACCCGCGGCGACATCATCCTGTTCATCGACGAGCTCCACACCCTCGTGGGTGCGGGTGCCGCCGAGGGCGCGATCGACGCCGCCAGCATCCTCAAGCCCATGCTGGCCCGTGGTGAGCTCCAGACCATCGGTGCCACGACGCTCGACGAGTACCGCAAGCACCTCGAGAAGGACGCGGCCCTCGAGCGCCGCTTCCAGCCGATCCAGGTGGCGGAGCCTTCCCTCCCCCACACGATCGAGATCCTCAAGGGCCTGCGCGACCGCTACGAGGCCCACCACCGCGTCTCCATCACGGACGAGGCCCTCGTCCAGGCGGCGACGCTGGCGGACCGGTACATCTCGGACCGCTTCCTCCCGGACAAGGCGATCGACCTGATCGACGAGGCCGGCTCCCGGATGCGCATCCGTCGGATGACCGCGCCGCCGGACCTCCGCGAGTTCGACGAGAAGATCGCGGGCGTGCGCCGCGACAAGGAGTCGGCCATCGACTCCCAGGACTTCGAGAAGGCGGCGTCTCTCCGTGACAAGGAGAAGCAGCTGCTGGCGGCGAAGACCAAGCGCGAGAAGGAATGGAAGGCCGGCGACATGGACGTCGTCGCCGAGGTCGACGGTGAGCTCATCGCCGAAGTCCTCGCGACCGCGACCGGCATTCCCGTCTTCAAGCTCACCGAGGAGGAGTCCTCGCGACTGCTCCGCATGGAGGACGAGCTCCACCGTCGGGTCATCGGCCAGAAGGACGCCATCAAGGCGCTCTCCCAGGCGATCCGCCGTACCCGTGCCGGTCTGAAGGACCCGAAGCGCCCGGGTGGCTCGTTCATCTTCGCCGGCCCGTCCGGTGTCGGTAAGACCGAGCTCTCCAAGACGCTCGCCGAATTCCTCTTCGGCGACGAGGACGCGCTGATCTCCCTCGACATGTCGGAGTTCAGCGAGAAGCACACGGTTTCCCGTCTCTTCGGTTCGCCCCCCGGCTACGTGGGCTACGAAGAGGGCGGCCAGCTCACCGAGAAGGTGCGCCGGAAGCCGTTCTCCGTCGTCCTCTTCGACGAGGTCGAGAAGGCCCACCCGGATATCTTCAATTCCCTTCTCCAGATCCTGGAGGACGGTCGCCTGACCGACTCCCAGGGCCGGGTCGTGGACTTCAAGAACACGGTCATCATCATGACGACCAACCTGGGTACCCGGGACATCTCGAAGGGCTTCAACCTGGGCTTCGCGGCTCAGGGCGACACCAAGACCGGATACGACCGGATGAAGGCGAAGGTCAACGAAGAGCTCAAGCAGCACTTCCGGCCCGAGTTCCTCAACCGTGTCGACGACACGGTCGTCTTCCACCAGCTCACCGAGGAAGACATCATCCAGATCGTCGACCTCATGATCGCCAAGGTCGACGAGCGCCTCAAGGACCGCGACATGGGCATCGAGCTGAGCGGTGACGCCAAGCTCCTGCTCGCCAAGCGGGGCTACGACCCGATCCTGGGTGCCCGGCCGCTGCGCCGGACCATCCAGCGTGAGATCGAGGACATCCTGTCGGAGAAGATCCTCTTCGGCGAGCTGCGTCCCGGTCACATCGTGGTCGTCGGCAAGGAGGGTGAGGGCGAGGACGCCAAGTTCACCTTCCGCGGCGAGGAGAAGTCGGCTCTGCCCGACCTCCCCCCGATCGAGGCCACGGGCTCCGGCCCGGACCTGTCGAAGGGCGCGTAA
- a CDS encoding NACHT domain-containing protein, which yields MDVSVLGIRLASGVVTPLVRKLFRHEEAGAGLVDRPHRISSYVAWREKRGLDAADLRGLADHLVEEALRAPGERPLPPGEEAGVAAALAATLYALGDLTLSDVEAVRLGPRAFARQLRAAAPHPGLSRDAELFHSRLVDLACLHILNFFTQRSTFVASTLVEQSRLHAETIAKVDELLTRVPRQDGRDSAFEARYLHYLARRHGSLTIFGLDLAPESSRWPLDAAYVSLEVTAAPGDRAEAPPAAPYSLPADRLLDEHPRVLLRGEAGSGKTTLIQWLAVSAARDPGAGTVPFVLPLRTLTRHGERLPAPRGFLAGSPLAGEAPDGWEGRVLRDGRALLLVDGIDEIPAAERDRARDWLADLIAACPGNRWLVTSRPSAVRADWLAAVDFSEVTLTPMTRANVRAFIERWHSAADHVPPEYREQLLDAVARKSDLARLATNPLLCGMICALHRERRGFLPTGRKELYAAALSMLLHRRDRERDLRLPDLAEEPQLQLLQRLAYWLIRNGRTEMDRSRAESLIADALPAVPAARVLGDAPEVFAHFLERTGLLRAPTEDTVEFVHRTFQDFLGARAALDEGGLGELTGHAEDDQWEDVIRMAVAQGRPRERTEIIRGLLDRGPDRSVLLAYACLQYAAELTPALRAEAEAAVRHLLPPRSIDHAQELGRTGPLVLELLADPAEASEEEALMAVAAAGETLSDLAVPYLAGFRDTRSPAVHHALVSLWGRFDAREYAREVIEHLRHDPHALQILRDGQADALHAFTRPPGLIVRGAVSVHALSALCSRVQVVSLSLLALEELTDLGFLRGQEALEVLEVNRCHGLTDVTALHGLPLRVARLSMSVPGLHEAIASWPRLRSLELSSPHPWSARDLAPGAELESLILNTASVRMEGLGRHTGLRILNLGHGWRPTGPADWAELSRLERLEELAVSDEVLAGLVEHLRLPSLRTLRLYEDEPMAPGLEERLARRFPETEVESFYTAYEQ from the coding sequence GTGGACGTATCGGTGTTGGGAATCCGGCTGGCCTCGGGGGTCGTGACCCCTCTCGTCAGGAAGCTCTTCCGGCACGAGGAGGCGGGCGCGGGCCTGGTGGACCGGCCGCACCGGATCTCCTCCTACGTGGCATGGCGCGAGAAACGCGGCCTCGACGCGGCGGACCTGCGGGGGCTCGCCGACCACCTGGTCGAGGAGGCCTTACGGGCCCCCGGGGAACGCCCCCTGCCGCCCGGCGAGGAGGCCGGCGTGGCGGCCGCCCTCGCCGCCACCCTGTACGCACTGGGCGACCTCACCCTCTCCGACGTGGAGGCCGTCCGCCTCGGACCGCGGGCCTTCGCCCGGCAGCTGCGGGCCGCCGCCCCGCATCCCGGGCTCTCCCGCGACGCCGAGCTCTTCCACTCCCGCCTCGTGGACCTGGCCTGCCTGCACATCCTGAACTTCTTCACCCAGCGCTCCACCTTCGTCGCGTCGACCCTGGTCGAGCAGAGCCGGCTGCACGCCGAGACCATCGCCAAGGTGGACGAACTGCTGACCCGCGTCCCCCGCCAGGACGGCCGCGACAGCGCCTTCGAGGCCCGCTACCTGCACTACCTGGCCCGGCGCCACGGCTCCCTCACCATCTTCGGCCTCGACCTGGCCCCGGAATCCTCCCGCTGGCCGCTGGACGCGGCCTACGTGAGCCTGGAGGTCACCGCCGCCCCCGGAGACCGGGCCGAGGCGCCCCCCGCCGCCCCCTACTCCCTGCCCGCCGACCGGCTCCTCGACGAGCACCCCCGCGTCCTGCTGCGCGGCGAGGCCGGATCCGGCAAGACCACCCTCATCCAGTGGCTGGCCGTATCCGCCGCCCGGGACCCCGGCGCGGGGACCGTCCCGTTCGTCCTGCCGCTGCGCACCCTGACCCGGCACGGCGAGCGGCTGCCCGCGCCCCGCGGCTTCCTCGCCGGCTCCCCGCTCGCCGGGGAGGCCCCCGACGGCTGGGAGGGCCGGGTACTGCGCGACGGCCGCGCCCTGCTGCTGGTCGACGGCATCGACGAGATCCCGGCGGCCGAACGCGACCGGGCCCGCGACTGGCTCGCCGACCTGATCGCCGCCTGTCCGGGCAACCGCTGGCTGGTCACCTCCCGGCCCTCGGCGGTCCGGGCGGACTGGCTGGCCGCCGTGGACTTCTCCGAGGTGACCCTGACCCCGATGACCCGGGCGAACGTACGGGCCTTCATCGAGCGCTGGCACTCGGCCGCGGACCACGTCCCGCCGGAGTACCGGGAACAGCTGCTGGACGCCGTCGCCAGGAAGTCGGACCTGGCCAGGCTGGCCACCAATCCGCTGCTGTGCGGGATGATCTGCGCCCTGCACCGGGAACGTCGCGGCTTCCTCCCCACGGGCCGCAAGGAGCTGTACGCGGCCGCCCTGTCCATGCTGCTGCACCGCCGCGACCGCGAGCGGGACCTGCGGCTGCCGGACCTGGCCGAGGAGCCCCAGCTCCAGCTGCTCCAGCGGCTCGCGTACTGGCTGATCCGCAACGGCCGCACGGAGATGGACCGCTCCCGGGCCGAATCACTGATCGCGGACGCGCTGCCCGCCGTACCGGCCGCCCGGGTCCTCGGTGACGCTCCGGAGGTGTTCGCGCACTTCCTGGAGCGCACCGGCCTGCTGCGGGCACCGACGGAGGACACCGTCGAGTTCGTCCACCGCACCTTCCAGGACTTCCTAGGGGCACGGGCCGCGCTGGACGAGGGCGGCCTCGGCGAGCTGACCGGTCACGCGGAGGACGACCAGTGGGAGGACGTCATCCGCATGGCGGTGGCCCAGGGCCGCCCGCGCGAGCGCACCGAGATCATCCGGGGCCTGCTCGACCGCGGCCCCGACCGGTCCGTGCTCCTGGCCTACGCCTGCCTCCAGTACGCGGCGGAACTCACCCCCGCGCTGCGCGCCGAGGCCGAGGCCGCGGTACGGCACCTGCTGCCGCCCCGGAGCATCGACCACGCCCAGGAGCTGGGCCGGACCGGACCGCTCGTGCTGGAACTGCTGGCCGACCCGGCCGAGGCGAGCGAGGAGGAGGCCCTGATGGCCGTCGCCGCGGCCGGCGAGACCCTCTCGGACCTGGCCGTCCCCTACCTGGCGGGCTTCCGCGACACGCGGTCGCCCGCGGTCCACCACGCCCTGGTCTCGCTGTGGGGCCGCTTCGACGCCCGGGAGTACGCCCGGGAAGTGATCGAACACCTCCGCCACGATCCGCACGCCCTGCAGATCCTGCGCGACGGTCAGGCGGACGCCCTGCACGCGTTCACGCGGCCGCCGGGGCTCATCGTGCGCGGTGCGGTGTCCGTCCACGCCCTGTCCGCGCTGTGCTCCCGCGTGCAGGTGGTGAGTCTGAGCCTCCTCGCTCTCGAAGAGCTCACCGACCTGGGCTTCCTGCGAGGACAGGAGGCGCTCGAAGTGCTGGAGGTCAACCGGTGCCACGGGCTCACGGACGTGACGGCCCTCCACGGCCTGCCGCTGCGGGTCGCCCGCCTGAGCATGTCCGTGCCCGGACTGCACGAGGCCATCGCGAGCTGGCCTCGCCTGCGGTCACTGGAGTTGTCCTCGCCGCACCCCTGGTCGGCCCGCGACCTCGCGCCCGGAGCCGAGCTCGAATCCCTGATCCTGAACACCGCCTCGGTGCGGATGGAGGGCCTGGGCCGGCATACGGGGCTGCGCATCCTGAACCTCGGCCACGGCTGGCGGCCCACCGGCCCGGCGGACTGGGCCGAGCTGTCCCGGCTGGAGCGGCTGGAGGAGCTGGCCGTGTCGGACGAGGTCCTGGCGGGCCTGGTCGAGCACCTGCGGCTGCCGTCGCTGCGGACCCTGCGGCTGTACGAGGACGAACCGATGGCGCCCGGCCTGGAGGAGCGGCTGGCCCGGCGCTTTCCCGAGACCGAGGTCGAGTCCTTCTACACGGCGTACGAGCAGTGA
- a CDS encoding M23 family metallopeptidase: MFAKRVYTRRTRIAVGTTALGAVLALGAGTTAAFADAPQAAVTAKTAGAAGAAGASKTGLWDKPLEKYTLSATFGKGGNMWSHKHSGQDFAVPVGTPVKAAAAGTVVKAGPNGGGDGPAYGNAIVIKHANNTYSQYAHLSKIQIKIGQKVKASQRIALSGNTGNSSGPHLHFEIRTTPNYGSAVNPVAFLRTNGVTV, translated from the coding sequence ATGTTCGCGAAGCGCGTCTACACCCGTCGTACCCGTATCGCTGTCGGCACCACCGCTCTCGGTGCGGTGCTGGCCCTCGGGGCGGGCACGACCGCCGCGTTCGCAGACGCCCCGCAGGCCGCCGTCACCGCCAAGACCGCCGGCGCCGCCGGTGCCGCGGGCGCCTCGAAGACCGGCCTGTGGGACAAGCCGCTGGAGAAGTACACGCTGTCCGCCACCTTCGGCAAGGGCGGCAACATGTGGTCCCACAAGCACTCCGGCCAGGACTTCGCCGTTCCGGTCGGCACCCCGGTCAAGGCCGCGGCCGCCGGCACCGTCGTCAAGGCCGGCCCCAACGGCGGCGGCGACGGCCCCGCGTACGGCAACGCCATCGTGATCAAGCACGCGAACAACACGTACTCCCAGTACGCGCACCTCTCGAAGATCCAGATCAAGATCGGCCAGAAGGTCAAGGCCTCGCAGCGGATCGCCCTGTCCGGCAACACCGGCAACTCCAGCGGCCCGCACCTGCACTTCGAGATCCGCACCACCCCGAACTACGGCTCGGCCGTCAACCCGGTGGCCTTCCTGCGCACCAACGGCGTCACCGTCTGA
- a CDS encoding LamG-like jellyroll fold domain-containing protein, with protein MTDGTNPPSHPHPEPAPGSGGYGFPPGPHAQGGYGYPTPSGGYGYPQSGQQPNPYQQDPGTGYPQDPAAGYPQDPAAGYPQDPGGGYPQDADGGQWSAAPAQPGFTRLAGPDLPGSSQPDWEAMADRSAAERRKKRLWMLGGAVTVLALLAGGGTFFLLGGDDGQDAQPANSASASPEPDDSKGPAAYTATVAGDDTLLRDSYGGMGIRLGPDLKVGPLGKRFQVVGKGNGNSWGQSAEPVVDVTKSFTVTARAYNSAAKGSRIVMSQGDGESFSFELGVNEVNGKQAWIFRVQTGDKGAAATTRTVTAEGLNMVKTPTLLMATYDADKKAIALYVDGKKAGETPVPPIWQAPGPLQLGRSKHHNIWTGPWQGALHSLKTYDMAFTAEQAAAYKEGKLDPSPKPTHAWLLT; from the coding sequence ATGACCGACGGTACGAATCCCCCGAGCCACCCGCACCCCGAGCCCGCCCCCGGGAGCGGCGGATACGGGTTCCCGCCGGGACCGCACGCGCAGGGCGGCTACGGCTACCCGACCCCGTCCGGGGGCTACGGCTACCCGCAGTCGGGACAGCAGCCGAACCCGTACCAGCAGGACCCGGGGACCGGTTACCCGCAGGACCCGGCGGCCGGCTACCCGCAGGACCCGGCGGCCGGTTACCCGCAGGACCCGGGAGGCGGCTACCCGCAGGACGCGGATGGCGGTCAGTGGTCCGCGGCCCCGGCCCAGCCGGGCTTCACGAGGCTGGCCGGTCCGGACCTGCCGGGCTCCTCGCAGCCGGACTGGGAGGCCATGGCCGACCGCTCGGCGGCCGAGCGGCGCAAGAAGCGGTTGTGGATGCTGGGCGGCGCGGTGACGGTACTGGCGCTGCTGGCCGGCGGCGGAACGTTCTTCCTGCTGGGCGGCGACGACGGACAGGACGCCCAGCCCGCGAACTCGGCCTCCGCCTCGCCCGAGCCGGACGATTCGAAGGGGCCCGCGGCCTACACCGCGACCGTCGCGGGTGACGACACCCTGCTGCGCGACAGCTACGGCGGCATGGGCATCCGGCTGGGTCCCGACCTCAAGGTCGGTCCGCTGGGCAAGCGTTTCCAGGTCGTCGGCAAGGGCAACGGGAACTCGTGGGGGCAGTCCGCCGAGCCGGTCGTGGACGTGACCAAGAGCTTCACGGTCACGGCCCGCGCCTACAACTCCGCCGCCAAGGGCTCGCGGATCGTCATGAGCCAGGGCGACGGGGAGTCGTTCTCCTTCGAGCTCGGCGTGAACGAGGTCAACGGCAAGCAGGCCTGGATCTTCCGCGTGCAGACGGGCGACAAGGGTGCCGCGGCCACCACACGGACGGTCACCGCCGAGGGGCTCAACATGGTGAAGACGCCCACGCTGCTGATGGCCACGTACGACGCCGACAAGAAGGCCATCGCGCTCTACGTGGACGGCAAGAAGGCCGGCGAGACCCCGGTGCCGCCCATCTGGCAGGCCCCCGGTCCGCTGCAGCTCGGCCGGTCCAAGCACCACAACATATGGACCGGTCCGTGGCAGGGCGCCCTGCACAGCCTCAAGACCTACGACATGGCCTTCACGGCGGAGCAGGCCGCCGCGTACAAGGAGGGGAAGCTCGATCCATCGCCGAAGCCGACCCATGCCTGGCTGCTCACCTGA